The region ATTAACTGTCTGATAGATAATACTGTAAATGGGAGATACACAAATAGCAGGCATAGTCTTTGCCATATTCCCTCGTTTTCTATAAACGCACCTAAAAATCTTGTTTTATCGGCCATTATAAAGAGGGCAAAACTTCTTACCGCAAGGAAAAAGCATAATAACGCAATTACAGCAAATGTTACATCACGCATCTTAAACAGCATACAAGAAAGAATGAGCGGCGCAAAAAGCAAAACAAAAAAGCCAATTACAGAGCCATAGCCATGAATTTTTTCCGGCATTGTCATTAATTTTTTTGTTATTCCAACAGAAAATAATCCAGACAAAATACATGCACCAATGGCATAAACTGCGAGTGATACTGTTAAACAGATAGCAAGTGTTTTCGATATAGGGGCAAATAGTATATATAGGTTTACAGCACTAAGTAAAAATAAAATCCCCGCTAACACAAGCCAAATATTATAGATAATGTGTAGAGGATAATTCTTATTACCTAATAGGCTCATTACCATTTTACTTGGATTATATCCTGTGCAAAAAGGAGCAAGAAGACAAGAAGTATCTTATTACTAAAGCGTTGAGATAGCGTTAAGTGAGAGTAAAATTTATTTATTGACCTTTTAGGTAAATGGCGGTATAATGATATTGACCTAACAGGTAAATACCAAGTTAGATTGTCAAAGGAGTATTAAATATGCCTACAAAATTATTGGATTTAGAACATCAAAGACGCGACGCTATTTTGAATGCGGCGTTGAAAGAATTTGTACTAAGAGGATTTGACAATGCTTCAACAAATGTAATTGCAAAAGAAGCAGGGATCTCTAAAGCCCTGATGTTTCATTATGTAAACAATAAACAGGAACTTTTTCTGCTTGTGTATGACTACTTCACCGAACTTCTTAATAAAGAATACTTTATGCGAATGGATTTTACCGAAAAAGACATTTTTGATAGGCTACGTCAATCGTATCTTCTTCAAATTGAATTGATAAAACAGTATCCTTGGATTTTTGAGTTTAACAAACTTTCTATTGCAACTGACTCTGAGGAAATAAACAAAGAACTTGAGGAAAGAGCTAGCAAAAAGCAATCTTCATGCGGTACTGAAATATTTGACATGATAGATGAATCTAAATTTAGAGCAGGGTTGAATATTGAAAAGTGCAAACAATTTATCTTTTGGGCTAATGTTGGATTTACTAATGAAATATTGGATGATATTAGAAATTCTGAAGCTTCAAATCTGGATTATGAGCGTATTGTTTCAACACTTGACGAATACTTTGACGAACTTAGGAAAATTTTCTATACGTCAAGCAATGAATGAGGGGTTTGGAAATGCGAGTTTCAATGTGGAATGGGAAAAAGCCCATGTCTGCGCGTATTAGTATCGTACTGGCACTTGCCTTAGTAGCACTTGTTATTTTGAATAATGTAGATAAAGAATGGGCGGATGGGAGCAATGAGATGATTGAAGCGCGTGAGCCGATAATTGTAGAGTTTCCTTTGAGGGGAGAATGGCTCTCTCCTAACACCCCAGGGACAAAAATTCCAAGCCACGGAACAGACCAGTTAGGAACAAGATATGCTTATGATTTTATACAAGTGGATTGGGCAAGAACGGGCTGGCCCGCCTATCGCGTTAGCTTGCCGCAATATCTTCTTTTTGGGGTTCTCTTAAGTGATTATTACTGTTGGGGCCAAGATGTATATGCACCTTGCGACGGGATCGTTGTCCGAGCAGAGGATGGTTATAAAGAACGAGCACGAACGAATTTGCTTTCAGATATGTCTAACGCCTATAAAAATGCTCATTATTTCGATCCAAAAAAAGATGACGTACAATCAGTTGCTGGCAACTACATCATTATGGAATGTGGCGACAATGTATATGCTGCCTTAGTCCATCTTCAAACAGGGTCTATTCAGGTTACAGTTGGTCAGAGTGTAAAAAAAGGTGAGGTTATTGGTAGAGTGGGACATTCCGGTAATTCCTTTGCCCCGCATTTGCATTTTCAGCTTATGGATAGCAGCGATATAGCTACTGCAAACGGATTGCCCTGCGCTTTTGAACAATATGAAGTATTCCAAAATGGTGAATGGCAGGAAGTAGTGAATGGTATTCCCACAGATAAAGATAGGATAAGGTTTTATGTTGAGTTACCAAAATGGTAACAAGTTATAAATTGGTAAAGTCAAGCGACTTGGGGCCAAGTTGGCCCCAAGTCCGCTACAACAAATGCCCCATGATACGGCTTCGGGAAAGAAGGTTCGTAATAAAAGGTGCGAATAAATGGAATCTTTGAATCGCTCGATATAGGTATCTCTGTCTGTCATGCGGTTCTCGCTATGTTCCTTTATTACTTATTTTATTTTCCTCCTACCCGATTATTGCTTTAGTCTTTGCCTTTGTCTTCTATAAGAATTTATTGAAAGTACTATTACTAATGCACCAGCAATTGATACAGATATTAAAAGCGCTTCAGTACCGTGATTAGCAGCCAGGTCAAATCTTCTATCTACAATGGAACGCATTGTGTTATATAGACCAAATCCAGGGACCAATGGAATAATTCCTGGGATGATATATACAGTAATAGGATTTTTATCTATAATTGCGAAGATCTCACCTATTATTGCTATTACCAGAGAAGCTACAAAAGTAGCTCCGACAATAGATCCAGATAAATTTTTAGTAAAGATATAAATAACCCAACCTAATCCACCAGCGAATCCAGATTTAATAAATGAAGACTTAGGAACATTAAACAATACTGCAAAGCCTATAGTAGAAAGATAAGCATATATAAAGTTTGTTATATATTCCATCATAATAAACTACCTCCAAGTACAATTTGCCAAAGCTTTAAAATAAAACCCACGCCAACAGCAATTGAAGTAGCAATAATTACTGCCTCTGCTGCTCTAGCAAGACCTGATACAAGATCGCCAGCAATTGAGTCCCGCACTGCATTTGTAATAGCAACTCCAGGAACCATTACCATAATAGCGCCTGTTATTACTATATCTACATCTAAATTTACATTTATTAAAGAACTAATATAAGAAAGTATAATAGCCACTAAAGCTGCTACAGAACCTCCACAAATATTTGATAAAAATGGTGGAAACTCAGTTTTTGCTAAATTAGATAAAGTATAGATTACAATACTACCAGCTATAAAAGCACCTAAGAATGCTGGTAGGTTCCCGCCGAATAGTAGTGCAAAAAACGCTCCAGATAATCCTCCACCTAGTAGGGCGTCCACATGCTGTGAGAAAGGTTTTAAATTATCAATTGCTTTTAATGT is a window of Alkaliphilus flagellatus DNA encoding:
- a CDS encoding TetR/AcrR family transcriptional regulator, with translation MPTKLLDLEHQRRDAILNAALKEFVLRGFDNASTNVIAKEAGISKALMFHYVNNKQELFLLVYDYFTELLNKEYFMRMDFTEKDIFDRLRQSYLLQIELIKQYPWIFEFNKLSIATDSEEINKELEERASKKQSSCGTEIFDMIDESKFRAGLNIEKCKQFIFWANVGFTNEILDDIRNSEASNLDYERIVSTLDEYFDELRKIFYTSSNE
- a CDS encoding M23 family metallopeptidase, translating into MRVSMWNGKKPMSARISIVLALALVALVILNNVDKEWADGSNEMIEAREPIIVEFPLRGEWLSPNTPGTKIPSHGTDQLGTRYAYDFIQVDWARTGWPAYRVSLPQYLLFGVLLSDYYCWGQDVYAPCDGIVVRAEDGYKERARTNLLSDMSNAYKNAHYFDPKKDDVQSVAGNYIIMECGDNVYAALVHLQTGSIQVTVGQSVKKGEVIGRVGHSGNSFAPHLHFQLMDSSDIATANGLPCAFEQYEVFQNGEWQEVVNGIPTDKDRIRFYVELPKW
- a CDS encoding threonine/serine exporter family protein produces the protein MMEYITNFIYAYLSTIGFAVLFNVPKSSFIKSGFAGGLGWVIYIFTKNLSGSIVGATFVASLVIAIIGEIFAIIDKNPITVYIIPGIIPLVPGFGLYNTMRSIVDRRFDLAANHGTEALLISVSIAGALVIVLSINSYRRQRQRLKQ
- a CDS encoding threonine/serine exporter family protein, whose amino-acid sequence is MVSVNRKKTLIMALYAGEIMLKNGAETYRVEDTITRLCKSRNFPYVEAYVTPTGIFVSVDSKGESQDEIVTYIKRIKSRGINLNKVAEVNNFSRRFVESNMPLDEALATLKAIDNLKPFSQHVDALLGGGLSGAFFALLFGGNLPAFLGAFIAGSIVIYTLSNLAKTEFPPFLSNICGGSVAALVAIILSYISSLINVNLDVDIVITGAIMVMVPGVAITNAVRDSIAGDLVSGLARAAEAVIIATSIAVGVGFILKLWQIVLGGSLL